A single region of the Oculatellaceae cyanobacterium genome encodes:
- a CDS encoding S-layer homology domain-containing protein, whose amino-acid sequence MRKDKRQSVNKQIYKKPTSYLLISSLLSSGILYSTASVANSDPIEPTKLANSLPEKLAVESNKSDLLAIAASNTTANQLRLGIPTTEISASNLGNPEVKEYKADTVNTAKLNPVSNQLSKNIVVSAIPEPSVSQPSQVAVTNTSNAPTTTLTTEAQPANISAPETLATNASSLKLNADAVPEVAQPDPQLAQALSFPDVQGHWAQTFITALASREIIVGFPDGTFRPDAPVTRAQFAAMINKAFNRAPIRQAANFVDVPANYWGYDAIQKAYTTGFLAGYPNNQFAPNQNIPRAQVLVSLANGLNLAQTTDTITFQDASDIPAYARSSIAAATANRLVVNYPNVNVLNPNQVATRADVAAFIYQALVSAGQVPPLAAADLGTQYIVGYQPPVATTPTPTPTPVAEIPAGELQDLQTRIANLQDIRFRQIYLSSPSSAGGSPSGFGLDFGDAFIGGSFVERTRFTNSSDGGLSLGFGLGDAARYLGLEILPTISSLAGDDAFQAGSVDFKVHRLLGPDLSIAGGVENLVQFGDQDIDPSGYGVISKVFRLRPSVASPLSRLYTSIGAGGGRFRSEDDILNGNDNINVFGTVGLRVLEPVSAFADWTGQDLNVGVSLLPFRQIPLVITPSLQDVTGTAGDGSRFALSLGYSLSF is encoded by the coding sequence ATGAGAAAAGACAAGCGTCAAAGCGTTAATAAGCAAATCTATAAGAAACCTACATCTTACCTCTTAATTAGCTCACTTTTAAGCAGTGGAATTTTATATAGCACTGCCAGCGTAGCTAATTCAGACCCAATTGAGCCAACTAAGTTAGCAAACTCATTGCCAGAAAAGCTGGCGGTTGAATCAAATAAGTCTGATTTGTTGGCGATCGCGGCATCCAACACTACCGCTAACCAGTTGCGTTTAGGCATTCCAACTACAGAAATATCAGCATCAAATTTAGGAAACCCAGAGGTTAAAGAATATAAAGCAGATACCGTTAACACAGCTAAGTTAAATCCTGTTAGCAACCAGCTTTCTAAAAATATAGTTGTTTCAGCAATTCCTGAACCCTCGGTTAGTCAGCCGAGCCAGGTTGCTGTAACTAATACTTCCAACGCTCCCACAACCACGTTAACAACTGAAGCACAGCCTGCAAATATTTCCGCGCCAGAAACCCTAGCCACTAATGCTAGTTCCTTAAAGTTAAATGCTGACGCAGTTCCAGAAGTTGCACAACCCGATCCCCAACTAGCTCAAGCACTGTCATTTCCTGACGTACAAGGACACTGGGCGCAAACCTTTATCACAGCATTAGCCTCGCGGGAGATTATTGTTGGGTTTCCAGATGGCACATTCAGACCAGATGCGCCTGTAACCCGCGCCCAGTTTGCCGCCATGATTAACAAGGCATTTAACAGAGCGCCAATTCGTCAAGCTGCCAACTTTGTGGATGTACCCGCAAATTACTGGGGATATGATGCGATTCAAAAAGCTTACACTACAGGCTTTTTGGCAGGTTATCCCAACAATCAGTTTGCACCAAATCAAAATATTCCCCGCGCCCAAGTGCTAGTGTCATTGGCGAATGGCTTAAATCTCGCCCAGACAACAGATACGATCACTTTTCAGGATGCTTCAGATATTCCAGCTTATGCCCGTAGCAGTATCGCTGCTGCGACTGCTAACCGCTTGGTAGTAAATTACCCCAATGTCAATGTCCTCAATCCCAACCAGGTAGCGACACGGGCAGATGTCGCGGCGTTTATTTATCAAGCATTAGTTAGTGCTGGGCAAGTCCCACCGTTAGCCGCCGCAGATCTCGGTACCCAATATATTGTTGGCTATCAACCTCCTGTTGCGACAACCCCAACCCCAACTCCAACTCCTGTAGCAGAAATACCAGCAGGTGAACTGCAAGATTTACAGACTCGTATTGCCAATCTGCAAGATATCAGGTTTAGACAAATCTACCTGAGTAGTCCCTCATCGGCCGGTGGTTCACCTTCAGGATTCGGTCTTGATTTTGGTGATGCCTTCATTGGAGGTAGCTTTGTAGAGAGAACCCGCTTTACTAATAGTTCTGATGGTGGTCTCTCTCTAGGTTTTGGTTTGGGAGATGCAGCCAGATACTTAGGCTTAGAAATACTTCCTACGATTAGTAGCCTCGCAGGAGATGATGCTTTTCAAGCAGGAAGTGTAGACTTTAAAGTACACCGCTTGCTAGGGCCTGATTTATCCATTGCTGGTGGGGTAGAAAACTTAGTTCAGTTTGGCGATCAAGATATTGATCCTAGTGGTTACGGCGTTATTAGCAAGGTTTTTAGACTGCGTCCAAGCGTAGCTAGTCCGCTTAGTCGCCTTTATACCTCAATCGGCGCAGGTGGGGGTCGTTTCCGTTCTGAAGATGACATCCTCAATGGAAACGATAATATTAATGTCTTCGGTACTGTAGGTCTGCGAGTACTTGAACCTGTATCAGCGTTTGCTGACTGGACAGGTCAAGATTTAAACGTGGGAGTGTCTTTATTACCATTTAGGCAAATTCCTCTAGTAATTACACCTTCTTTGCAGGATGTTACTGGTACTGCTGGAGATGGTAGTCGGTTTGCATTGAGTTTGGGCTACTCATTGTCTTTCTAG
- a CDS encoding GAF domain-containing protein, with product MSDLGLKKILDRLSDTLARDTLVQKTTDELRELLQVDRVVLYYFYRPWSGRVTFESLSNSKFSILGSTGPDECFNSEYAALYEAGRWRAIADIEVEPLQPCHRDLLRTMKIRANLVVPIINQRRLWGLLIAHNCQFPRPWLASDIKAMQTGAYNLAIAPSIKNS from the coding sequence ATGTCTGACCTGGGCTTGAAGAAAATTCTCGATCGTCTAAGTGATACTCTTGCTCGTGATACATTAGTTCAGAAAACTACCGACGAGCTAAGAGAATTACTTCAGGTTGATCGTGTAGTGTTGTATTACTTTTATCGCCCGTGGTCAGGACGGGTTACATTTGAATCCTTAAGTAATAGTAAGTTTTCAATTCTGGGATCTACTGGCCCGGATGAATGTTTTAATAGTGAATATGCAGCACTATACGAAGCTGGACGGTGGCGTGCGATCGCTGATATTGAAGTAGAACCGCTTCAACCTTGTCACCGAGATTTATTGCGAACTATGAAAATTCGCGCTAACTTAGTGGTGCCAATTATCAATCAGCGCAGGTTATGGGGATTGCTAATTGCTCATAATTGCCAGTTTCCTCGTCCCTGGTTAGCTAGTGATATTAAAGCAATGCAAACAGGCGCGTATAACCTTGCAATCGCTCCTTCAATCAAAAATAGCTGA
- the ruvX gene encoding Holliday junction resolvase RuvX: MSKISALGLDVGSKRIGVAGCDGTGLIATGLTTIEHTSFDRDVEQLRSLVEERQVQVLVVGLPYSMDGTIGFQAKKVQKFANKLAAALQLPLDYVDERLTSVHAEQLIKAEKRSPSRNKGLIDRKAAALILQQWLDDRRANMKKQLAQSSNLLPEQV, encoded by the coding sequence ATGTCTAAAATATCGGCGCTAGGGTTAGATGTTGGTAGTAAACGTATTGGAGTCGCTGGCTGTGATGGCACTGGTTTAATTGCTACAGGTTTGACGACAATTGAACATACTTCCTTTGACAGAGATGTAGAGCAATTGCGATCGCTAGTAGAGGAGCGACAGGTGCAGGTGCTTGTTGTGGGATTACCTTATTCGATGGATGGAACAATAGGCTTCCAAGCCAAGAAAGTACAGAAATTTGCTAACAAACTTGCAGCAGCACTCCAGCTACCGCTAGATTATGTAGATGAGCGCTTGACTTCAGTTCATGCAGAACAGCTAATTAAGGCAGAAAAGCGATCGCCCTCTCGCAACAAAGGCTTGATTGATCGCAAAGCGGCGGCTTTAATTTTGCAACAATGGTTAGATGATCGCCGCGCCAATATGAAAAAACAATTAGCCCAATCATCCAATTTATTGCCTGAACAGGTTTAA
- a CDS encoding SH3 domain-containing protein, with protein sequence MKNFQLLLAAAIAISSVAGASIAVLHNFPAKTQASTSLLDSLSSTATSAENPPAVFTNISDQTVSVTKPREMKLKTAALVSTKLDDFPHQRFTLVDKVKPGSDFARFRQRLRYATKLKDMNFIRTILPSDKIAIGYGETAIGDLKLENRESAFWLTLEKAIAVGCTAEVNLSYPELDPESQLWSCNNITKQLNSQSNSSALDPSGLSSISRVVVIGKNVSVRSQPQKNSAVVALLSNEVVEVDHQIKAQQVAQTTFGESNNPINNWTPVILPQGRKGYVYNRFVYSPSEYQAVFGKIQGTWRLLAMPGG encoded by the coding sequence ATGAAAAATTTTCAATTGCTGCTTGCCGCAGCGATCGCTATTTCCTCAGTTGCAGGAGCAAGTATAGCAGTATTACACAATTTCCCTGCAAAAACGCAGGCATCAACTTCCTTACTTGATTCTCTGTCATCGACTGCCACATCAGCAGAAAATCCACCTGCTGTGTTTACAAATATCAGCGATCAAACTGTATCTGTGACAAAGCCAAGGGAAATGAAGCTGAAAACAGCAGCTTTAGTTTCAACAAAACTTGATGATTTTCCCCATCAGCGTTTTACTTTAGTAGACAAAGTTAAACCTGGAAGTGATTTCGCTCGATTTCGTCAACGCTTGCGGTATGCAACCAAGCTTAAGGATATGAACTTTATCCGAACAATCCTACCATCAGATAAAATTGCTATTGGTTATGGAGAAACAGCTATTGGAGATCTTAAGCTGGAAAACCGAGAATCTGCGTTTTGGTTAACTTTAGAAAAGGCGATCGCAGTTGGTTGTACCGCAGAAGTTAATTTGAGTTACCCAGAGTTAGATCCAGAATCTCAGCTATGGAGTTGTAACAATATCACAAAACAGTTAAATAGTCAATCCAATAGTTCAGCATTAGATCCAAGTGGGTTGAGTTCTATCAGCCGCGTAGTAGTTATAGGCAAAAATGTGTCTGTGCGATCGCAACCGCAAAAAAATAGCGCAGTTGTCGCCTTACTATCTAACGAAGTTGTAGAGGTCGATCATCAAATCAAAGCTCAACAGGTAGCACAAACCACCTTCGGCGAAAGCAATAATCCTATTAATAATTGGACACCCGTTATTTTACCCCAGGGTCGCAAAGGATATGTTTACAATCGCTTTGTTTACTCTCCCTCAGAATACCAAGCTGTCTTTGGTAAAATTCAAGGGACATGGCGTTTGCTAGCTATGCCAGGTGGGTAA
- a CDS encoding glycosyltransferase family 2 protein yields MSFDVLTLKGAIALGLLIIQIPAALILLSRLSKGPSRYPPIEPQQPTPEMLGAVSVVVPTLNEAERINPCLAGLSEQGGDVREIIIVDSNSQDGTRELVKAAQGNDSRIRLITDDPLPVGWVGRPWALHNGFLASSEQSKWVLGIDADTQPSVGLVAGLLKVAEAEGYDLVSLSPRFILKYPGEWWLQPALLLTLVYRFGPTGDTTQTSERVMANGQCFLCRRTVLEQLGGYKSASSSFCDDVTLARNAAAAGFKVGFLDGAKVIKVRMYEGAVETWKEWGRSLDLKDASNPGQLWGDLWLLLSVQGLPIPAFVLLSSWLLMGSWIAPVVIAAGLNLFLLTIRVALLLAIAQSYDFSQPVSQEPKVKSQEFPFYLCMLAFCLSPLADPLAFLRICISTFSTPTQWRGRSYAQIQS; encoded by the coding sequence ATGAGCTTTGATGTCTTGACTCTTAAGGGTGCTATTGCACTAGGGCTGCTAATTATCCAAATACCAGCAGCCTTAATTCTACTTTCACGTTTATCTAAAGGCCCAAGTCGGTATCCACCTATAGAACCACAGCAGCCAACACCAGAAATGTTGGGTGCTGTGAGTGTGGTTGTTCCCACTCTCAATGAAGCTGAACGTATTAATCCATGTTTAGCTGGGTTAAGTGAGCAAGGTGGGGATGTTCGAGAAATTATTATTGTAGATAGTAATTCTCAGGACGGAACACGAGAGCTAGTCAAAGCTGCACAGGGAAATGATTCCCGCATCCGACTAATTACTGATGACCCACTACCTGTTGGTTGGGTGGGTCGTCCTTGGGCATTGCATAACGGCTTTTTAGCTAGTTCTGAGCAAAGTAAGTGGGTTTTGGGAATTGATGCTGATACACAACCTAGCGTTGGTTTAGTTGCTGGTTTGCTGAAGGTGGCTGAGGCTGAAGGTTATGATCTGGTTTCTTTGTCACCACGATTTATCCTGAAATATCCTGGGGAATGGTGGTTGCAGCCAGCATTGTTACTAACGCTAGTGTATCGGTTTGGCCCGACGGGTGATACTACTCAGACTTCGGAACGGGTAATGGCAAATGGACAGTGTTTTTTATGCCGCCGAACTGTTTTAGAGCAATTGGGGGGCTACAAAAGTGCTAGTTCTTCTTTTTGTGATGACGTAACCCTGGCGCGTAATGCTGCTGCTGCTGGGTTTAAGGTGGGCTTTCTGGATGGCGCTAAGGTAATTAAGGTGCGGATGTATGAGGGCGCGGTTGAAACTTGGAAAGAGTGGGGGCGATCGCTCGATCTCAAAGATGCCTCTAATCCTGGTCAATTATGGGGGGATTTGTGGTTGCTGCTGAGTGTTCAGGGTTTACCAATACCCGCATTTGTGTTGTTGTCTAGCTGGTTATTAATGGGTAGTTGGATAGCACCAGTTGTGATAGCTGCGGGCTTGAATTTGTTTTTATTAACAATTCGTGTAGCTTTGCTATTGGCGATCGCTCAATCTTATGACTTTTCCCAACCAGTTAGTCAAGAGCCAAAGGTAAAAAGTCAAGAATTTCCCTTTTACCTTTGTATGCTTGCTTTTTGTCTTTCGCCTCTGGCAGATCCTTTAGCATTTTTGAGAATTTGTATTTCAACTTTTAGTACACCTACCCAGTGGCGAGGTCGGAGTTATGCTCAGATTCAGAGTTAG
- a CDS encoding carotenoid biosynthesis protein — MKQLINIERFCLIGHIVSMAFGLAGLLLVLPNPELILNLPSFGQTVFQWSMAGGGVVYIILGATATAIYAYRTLGLRNWLSFMLPAVFLSLGSELLGTSRGFPFGHYGYLSGLGYKIGGLVPFTIPLSWFYLGFVSYLIAKAGLETGKPNLIRSISAIALGALLLTSWDFVLDPAMSQTAFPFWEWQQPGAFFGMPYQNFAGWMGTGALFMSVAAVFWRKQQLVVERSQLGLPLAVYLSNFAFAAIMSIAAGIWVPIGLGLLLGVLPAIALWWMAKPASAEMVATAPSITTEISVASVKVAVK; from the coding sequence ATGAAGCAACTTATCAATATTGAGCGCTTCTGTCTGATTGGTCATATCGTGTCAATGGCATTTGGACTGGCGGGGCTGTTACTGGTATTGCCCAATCCAGAATTAATTTTGAACTTACCAAGCTTTGGTCAGACAGTATTCCAGTGGAGTATGGCCGGGGGAGGTGTAGTTTATATTATTTTAGGAGCTACGGCAACGGCGATTTATGCTTACCGGACTCTAGGGTTACGGAACTGGTTAAGTTTTATGCTACCAGCAGTATTTCTCTCTTTAGGGAGTGAATTACTGGGAACCAGTAGGGGCTTTCCTTTTGGTCACTACGGTTATCTAAGCGGCTTAGGGTACAAGATTGGGGGTTTAGTACCATTTACAATTCCTTTATCTTGGTTTTATTTAGGGTTTGTGTCTTATCTAATTGCTAAAGCTGGTTTAGAAACAGGCAAACCTAACTTGATTCGTAGTATTAGTGCGATCGCTTTAGGTGCGCTGCTGCTAACATCATGGGATTTTGTACTTGATCCCGCGATGAGTCAAACGGCGTTTCCCTTTTGGGAATGGCAACAACCAGGTGCTTTTTTTGGTATGCCTTACCAAAATTTTGCTGGTTGGATGGGAACTGGAGCATTGTTTATGAGTGTTGCAGCAGTTTTTTGGCGTAAGCAGCAACTTGTAGTGGAGCGCTCGCAGTTAGGTTTACCCTTAGCTGTTTACCTGAGTAACTTTGCTTTTGCAGCAATTATGAGCATCGCGGCTGGGATCTGGGTTCCGATTGGTTTAGGCTTACTTTTGGGCGTTTTACCTGCGATCGCGCTGTGGTGGATGGCAAAGCCTGCTTCAGCAGAGATGGTAGCTACAGCACCTAGCATCACAACTGAAATTTCGGTGGCATCGGTGAAAGTGGCAGTTAAGTAA
- a CDS encoding phosphotransacetylase family protein has translation MAKSVKYLLVGSTEAYSGKSATILGIAHQLQEKGIAIAYGKPLATDFGENHSDAIEEDVKFISQVLNLPETHVRSPLLPLNEETIQKRLRQEDQVDYCQSLKNYLQQPSGDLVLLEGAGTLSEGSLFDLSLLQVAQVVDASILLVARFHPVTLVDALLSAKQRLGKYLLGVLINDIPADQIDNVDTLVRPFLERNGISVLGMLPRSSLLRSVSVSNLVHQLQAQVLCRPDRLDLMVESLTIGAMNVNSALEYFRKGNNMAVVTGGDRTDIQLAALETSTQCLILTGHIPPQSFIISRAEDLEIPILSVDLDTLTTVEIVDRAFGQVRLHEPIKVQFIRQLMATHFDINRLMTQVGLD, from the coding sequence ATGGCAAAATCTGTGAAGTATTTGCTGGTTGGTTCGACAGAAGCTTACAGTGGTAAATCAGCCACTATTTTAGGCATTGCCCATCAGCTACAAGAAAAAGGAATTGCGATCGCCTACGGCAAACCCCTGGCAACTGATTTTGGCGAAAATCACAGCGACGCTATCGAAGAAGACGTGAAATTTATTTCACAAGTACTCAATTTGCCAGAAACTCATGTGCGATCGCCCCTTTTACCCTTAAATGAGGAAACAATTCAAAAACGCCTACGCCAAGAAGATCAAGTTGACTACTGCCAATCTCTAAAAAATTACCTCCAACAACCCAGTGGAGATTTAGTTTTATTAGAAGGAGCAGGGACGCTTTCTGAAGGCAGTTTGTTTGATTTATCTTTACTACAAGTGGCTCAAGTTGTTGACGCATCAATATTACTGGTGGCGCGTTTTCACCCAGTAACATTAGTAGATGCTTTATTGTCAGCAAAACAGCGACTTGGTAAATACTTGCTGGGTGTCTTAATTAATGATATTCCAGCAGATCAAATAGATAACGTTGATACATTGGTGCGACCTTTTTTAGAACGCAATGGCATTTCTGTGTTAGGAATGTTGCCCCGTAGCTCTTTGTTGCGGAGTGTCAGCGTTAGCAACCTGGTACATCAGCTACAAGCCCAAGTTCTCTGCCGCCCTGACCGTCTAGATTTGATGGTAGAAAGCTTGACAATTGGGGCGATGAATGTTAACTCAGCCCTAGAGTATTTCCGCAAAGGTAACAATATGGCGGTAGTTACAGGAGGCGATCGCACAGATATTCAACTCGCAGCTTTAGAGACATCAACTCAATGTTTAATCCTCACAGGTCATATACCACCACAATCATTTATTATTAGTCGTGCTGAAGATTTAGAAATACCAATTCTTTCGGTGGATCTAGATACACTAACTACAGTCGAAATTGTTGACCGCGCCTTTGGTCAAGTACGTCTGCATGAACCAATTAAGGTACAGTTTATCCGTCAGTTAATGGCAACTCATTTTGACATTAATCGGTTAATGACGCAGGTAGGTTTAGACTAA
- a CDS encoding GNAT family N-acetyltransferase: MKGSNLDRNANQELTCATGKIMPVPKMTSRTSQNTNSVIRSIQYRDLEAIEQLYPETEVADSSSVDLGQQLQRVRRWYGPLKFFSLFPNPCQYEFCVYVAEQNQQMRGMIQVSPFNRTRSTWRVERVLVAKDQEPGSAKGNGDIGSQLLRHCFEKILEASTWLLEVNVHNHSTLALYRQNGFQPLAQLTYWAIAPESLQELSQREPDLPNLLPVSNADAQLLYQLDTVAMPPLLRQVFDRQIQDFKSSVVSSLFTGVKQWLKHNKSVSGYVFEPQRKAAIGYFNLKLSRDGSQAHQAQLTVHPAYTWLYPELLSQMAKVTQDYPSQSLHLASADYQPEREEYLEQIGAERIEHTLLMSRSVWHKIRETKLKPSEGLELVLQSLQPARQPVPSRIELINQIPIPSQTPKTDVSIPLAATANPPEDVVQPPEVTDVQQNNHQS; this comes from the coding sequence TTGAAAGGTAGTAACCTGGATAGAAATGCTAACCAAGAGCTTACCTGCGCTACTGGTAAGATTATGCCTGTACCAAAAATGACTTCCCGCACTAGCCAGAATACCAACAGTGTCATCCGCTCGATTCAATATCGCGATTTGGAAGCTATTGAACAGCTATATCCTGAGACGGAGGTAGCGGATAGTTCTTCTGTTGATCTGGGTCAGCAGCTACAACGAGTGCGTCGGTGGTATGGCCCATTAAAGTTTTTTAGCTTGTTTCCCAATCCTTGCCAATATGAGTTCTGTGTTTATGTTGCTGAACAAAATCAGCAGATGCGGGGGATGATTCAGGTTTCTCCTTTTAACCGCACACGCAGCACTTGGCGGGTTGAAAGGGTATTGGTAGCAAAAGATCAAGAACCAGGCAGCGCGAAGGGAAATGGAGATATTGGCTCTCAGTTGCTGCGTCACTGCTTTGAGAAGATTTTAGAGGCAAGCACTTGGTTGTTGGAAGTGAATGTTCATAACCACTCAACTTTGGCACTTTATCGGCAGAATGGATTTCAACCACTAGCACAGCTAACATATTGGGCGATCGCACCAGAGTCATTACAAGAATTATCCCAGCGTGAACCAGATTTGCCCAACCTATTGCCAGTAAGTAACGCTGATGCCCAGCTACTTTATCAACTTGATACCGTAGCAATGCCGCCTTTGTTACGTCAAGTGTTTGACCGCCAGATCCAAGACTTTAAAAGTAGCGTTGTTAGTTCTTTGTTCACGGGTGTTAAGCAGTGGCTGAAACACAATAAAAGCGTCAGTGGCTATGTTTTTGAACCACAACGCAAAGCAGCAATTGGTTATTTTAATTTAAAACTAAGTCGGGATGGTTCTCAAGCGCACCAGGCTCAATTAACAGTGCATCCTGCATATACCTGGCTGTACCCAGAGTTATTGTCTCAAATGGCAAAGGTTACACAAGATTATCCCTCCCAATCTTTGCATCTAGCTTCAGCAGATTATCAACCAGAACGGGAAGAATACTTGGAACAGATAGGCGCAGAGCGAATTGAACATACGCTGCTGATGTCTCGTTCAGTCTGGCATAAAATCCGAGAAACTAAGTTAAAACCTTCTGAAGGTCTGGAATTGGTTCTTCAAAGTCTGCAACCTGCTCGTCAACCTGTACCTAGTCGAATAGAATTGATTAACCAGATTCCAATACCTTCTCAAACTCCTAAGACTGATGTATCTATTCCCCTTGCGGCAACTGCAAATCCGCCTGAAGATGTAGTGCAGCCGCCAGAGGTTACTGATGTTCAGCAAAATAATCATCAATCCTAA
- the ebsA gene encoding type IV pilus biogenesis protein EbsA: MSIDQLQPAEQALVGIYGPYCQGAKRNFLPQAISLYQKAALEGVRRIEGGDSIPFIATWYVTKLPAELTRCRLQFDGNADLSYEITLENSKFINYLIDVITNFKTNKYIDFPQEFYRKLLRMDD; the protein is encoded by the coding sequence ATGTCTATTGACCAACTCCAGCCAGCAGAGCAAGCATTAGTTGGAATATATGGGCCTTACTGCCAAGGCGCTAAACGCAATTTTTTACCACAAGCGATTAGTCTTTATCAAAAAGCTGCTCTAGAAGGTGTCCGAAGAATCGAAGGTGGAGATAGCATTCCCTTTATTGCTACTTGGTATGTTACTAAGTTACCAGCAGAACTTACTCGTTGTCGGTTACAGTTTGATGGCAATGCCGATCTCAGCTATGAAATCACTTTGGAAAATTCCAAGTTTATTAATTATTTGATTGATGTAATTACCAATTTTAAAACAAACAAATATATTGATTTTCCACAGGAATTTTACCGGAAATTACTTCGTATGGATGACTAA
- the rnhA gene encoding ribonuclease HI → MFSDRTIKSIYTDGACSGNPGPGGWGVVVYYSDNCVAEMGDGEPATTNNRMEMLAAIAALKSITKSEQTEPITLYTDSEYVLKGITQWVKGWKKKGWKTSQGKAVLNQDIWEILDQLNSDIQKQGTPLNWQYVRGHAGNVGNERCDAIARGFAIGKPPLLKQLTDNHSFGSQETDGSSNKTIQSTCLSSDLPTLDFVMVDSTTSLSGDTLDNLPREARVAQLHNLIETLRIADEVADQGYLITSSELADLMDVNASAVTSRGDEWRWRNWIVSRVRREGNQILWQLERWDKTNSESEHNSDLATG, encoded by the coding sequence ATGTTTTCTGATCGCACAATTAAAAGTATTTACACCGATGGAGCTTGCTCTGGCAACCCTGGCCCTGGAGGTTGGGGAGTTGTTGTTTATTACAGCGATAACTGTGTAGCTGAAATGGGCGATGGTGAACCAGCTACCACAAATAATCGGATGGAAATGCTGGCGGCGATCGCGGCTTTAAAATCCATCACCAAATCTGAACAAACAGAACCAATCACCCTCTACACAGATAGCGAATACGTCCTTAAAGGCATTACCCAATGGGTTAAAGGTTGGAAGAAAAAAGGCTGGAAAACTTCTCAAGGTAAAGCAGTTCTCAATCAAGATATTTGGGAAATCCTCGATCAATTGAACTCTGATATACAAAAACAAGGAACGCCTCTAAATTGGCAGTATGTCAGAGGTCACGCTGGTAACGTTGGTAATGAACGCTGTGATGCGATCGCTCGTGGTTTTGCCATAGGTAAACCCCCATTACTTAAACAGTTAACAGACAATCACTCATTTGGTTCACAGGAAACCGATGGCAGTAGTAACAAAACGATACAATCTACTTGCTTATCCTCAGACCTCCCTACATTGGATTTTGTCATGGTGGATTCTACGACCTCATTATCTGGTGATACCCTCGACAACTTACCCCGCGAGGCACGGGTAGCTCAACTCCATAACCTGATTGAAACTTTGCGGATTGCTGACGAAGTTGCAGATCAAGGCTATTTGATCACAAGTTCAGAATTAGCTGATCTGATGGACGTTAACGCCAGTGCAGTCACCAGTCGTGGAGACGAATGGCGCTGGCGCAACTGGATTGTTTCACGGGTACGCCGCGAGGGTAATCAAATTCTCTGGCAGTTAGAACGTTGGGATAAAACTAACTCTGAATCTGAGCATAACTCCGACCTCGCCACTGGGTAG